Proteins from a genomic interval of Brachybacterium vulturis:
- the nusB gene encoding transcription antitermination factor NusB, producing MSSGSPAADAGGTGERPAPRATGLPHPTREGAEVEFERTVPAPADRLHGRSRDRIRAIDVLFEADAKRAQVLDVLQERLRRTAAQTPLPQRARELVELYAPHAADIDEDLATHSRDWPLHRMPAVDRAILRLGCAELLYGEDAAGRGAILGEYTKIAEVLSTDDSPRFVNGLLQRLVEVRGLLS from the coding sequence GTGAGCTCAGGCTCACCCGCCGCGGACGCCGGCGGCACCGGGGAGCGTCCCGCCCCCCGGGCCACCGGCCTGCCCCACCCCACCCGCGAGGGTGCGGAGGTGGAGTTCGAGCGCACCGTCCCGGCCCCCGCGGACCGTCTCCACGGACGCTCCCGGGACCGGATCCGCGCTATCGACGTCCTCTTCGAGGCCGACGCCAAGCGGGCGCAGGTCCTGGACGTGCTCCAGGAGCGTCTGCGGCGCACCGCCGCCCAGACCCCGCTGCCGCAGCGCGCCCGCGAGCTGGTCGAGCTCTACGCGCCGCACGCCGCCGACATCGACGAGGACCTGGCCACGCACTCGCGCGACTGGCCGTTGCACCGCATGCCGGCGGTGGACCGCGCGATCCTGCGCCTGGGCTGCGCCGAGCTGCTGTACGGCGAGGACGCGGCGGGACGCGGCGCCATCCTCGGCGAGTACACGAAGATCGCCGAGGTGCTCTCCACCGACGACTCCCCGCGCTTCGTCAACGGGCTGCTGCAGCGGCTCGTCGAGGTCCGCGGCCTGCTCTCCTGA
- a CDS encoding dihydroorotase: MRTETTDSAVTTGDAATTPLLIRGGRPYGEDVQDVLLVGGRIRAVGTELELPEHTEVIEAEGCIVLPGLVDLHTHLREPGGEEAETVESGTRAAARGGFTAVHAMANTTPVADTAGVVEQIARRGDSAGWCTVRPVGAVTVGLAGERLAELDAMANSGAQVRVFSDDGKCVHDPVLMRRALEYVKSFDGVIAQHAQDPRLTAGAQMHEGVVSAELGLTGWPAVAEESIIARDVLLAQHVGSRLHVCHLSTAGSVDIIRWAKQRGIAVTAEVTPHHLLLTDENVRQFDAVFKVNPPLRTAADVEAVRAGLADGTIDIVATDHAPHPRDAKDREWDQAAMGMTGLETALSLVQLTMVDQGRLSWRDVARVLSEKPAEIGRDREQGHPLEPGFPAHVLVWDPRPVQVADPAEHASLSRNSPFAGLQLPGTNRLTVLGGRPTVRDGQVVRR; the protein is encoded by the coding sequence GTGAGAACTGAGACCACCGACAGCGCCGTCACCACCGGCGACGCCGCCACGACACCGCTGCTGATCCGCGGCGGCCGCCCCTACGGCGAGGACGTCCAGGACGTCCTCCTGGTCGGCGGCCGCATCCGGGCCGTCGGCACCGAGCTGGAGCTCCCCGAGCACACGGAGGTCATCGAGGCCGAGGGCTGCATCGTGCTGCCCGGCCTGGTGGACCTCCACACCCACCTGCGCGAGCCCGGCGGGGAGGAGGCCGAGACGGTCGAGAGCGGTACCCGCGCCGCGGCCCGGGGAGGCTTCACCGCCGTGCATGCCATGGCCAACACCACCCCGGTCGCGGACACCGCCGGCGTGGTCGAGCAGATCGCCCGTCGCGGCGACAGCGCCGGCTGGTGCACGGTGCGACCCGTCGGAGCGGTCACCGTGGGCCTGGCGGGGGAGCGTCTGGCGGAGCTCGATGCGATGGCGAACTCCGGCGCCCAGGTCCGCGTGTTCAGCGATGACGGCAAGTGCGTCCACGACCCGGTGCTGATGCGCCGGGCCCTGGAGTACGTGAAGTCCTTCGACGGGGTCATCGCCCAGCACGCCCAGGACCCGCGGCTGACCGCGGGCGCCCAGATGCACGAGGGCGTGGTCTCCGCGGAGCTGGGGCTCACCGGCTGGCCGGCCGTCGCCGAGGAGTCGATCATCGCCCGTGACGTGCTGCTCGCCCAGCACGTCGGCTCCCGCCTGCACGTCTGTCACCTCTCCACCGCCGGCAGCGTCGACATCATCCGCTGGGCGAAGCAGCGCGGCATCGCGGTGACCGCCGAGGTCACCCCGCATCACCTGCTGCTGACCGACGAGAACGTGCGCCAGTTCGACGCGGTGTTCAAGGTCAACCCGCCGCTGCGCACCGCCGCCGATGTCGAGGCGGTCCGGGCAGGGCTGGCCGACGGCACCATCGACATCGTCGCCACCGACCACGCCCCGCATCCCCGCGACGCCAAGGACCGGGAATGGGACCAGGCCGCGATGGGCATGACCGGCCTGGAGACGGCGCTGTCGCTGGTGCAGCTGACCATGGTCGACCAGGGCCGGCTCAGCTGGCGCGACGTCGCCCGCGTGCTCTCCGAGAAGCCCGCCGAGATCGGACGGGACCGGGAGCAGGGGCACCCGCTCGAGCCCGGCTTCCCGGCCCATGTGCTGGTCTGGGACCCGCGCCCGGTGCAGGTGGCCGATCCCGCCGAGCACGCCTCCCTCAGCCGGAACTCGCCCTTCGCGGGGCTCCAGCTGCCCGGCACCAACCGCCTGACCGTGCTCGGTGGGCGCCCCACCGTCCGCGACGGGCAGGTGGTCCGGCGATGA
- the rpoZ gene encoding DNA-directed RNA polymerase subunit omega, whose protein sequence is MAGTVAQPEGITNPPIDRLLETVDSKYALVLYASQRARQINSYYSQLSEGLLEFVGPLVDVENQEKPLSIALREIDEDLLTIREIDEEEYAAQNEPDPNAPAPLMLGDDAPEIPPTDFPL, encoded by the coding sequence GTGGCCGGAACAGTCGCACAGCCCGAAGGCATCACGAACCCCCCGATCGACCGTCTCCTGGAGACCGTCGACTCGAAGTACGCCCTGGTGCTGTACGCGTCCCAGCGTGCTCGCCAGATCAACTCGTACTACTCGCAGCTCTCCGAGGGCCTGCTGGAGTTCGTCGGCCCGCTGGTGGACGTCGAGAACCAGGAGAAGCCGCTCTCCATCGCCCTGCGCGAGATCGATGAGGACCTGCTCACGATCCGCGAGATCGACGAGGAGGAGTACGCCGCGCAGAACGAGCCGGACCCGAACGCTCCGGCCCCGCTGATGCTCGGCGACGACGCCCCCGAGATCCCGCCGACCGACTTCCCGCTCTGA
- the pyrR gene encoding bifunctional pyr operon transcriptional regulator/uracil phosphoribosyltransferase PyrR: MTERPLNSESATPEGADSSRVLGPQEIRRALIRIAHEILESGHGAEELVLLGIPHRGVPLARRLAELIARSEGLPQDADLSELYGALDITMYRDDLRSNPTRAPSPTRIPRSGIDGRTVVLVDDVLYSGRTVRAALDALGAIGRPAAVRLAVLVDRGHRELPIRADHVGKNLPTSRTERVHVQLAETDGQDAVDIVRPVAPAREGEQA; the protein is encoded by the coding sequence ATGACCGAACGACCCCTGAACTCCGAGTCCGCAACGCCCGAGGGAGCTGACAGCTCCCGGGTGCTGGGCCCCCAGGAGATCCGGCGGGCACTGATCCGCATCGCGCACGAGATCCTCGAGAGCGGCCACGGCGCCGAGGAGCTGGTGCTGCTGGGCATCCCGCATCGGGGCGTGCCGCTCGCCCGCCGCCTCGCAGAGCTGATCGCACGCTCCGAGGGTCTGCCCCAGGACGCAGACCTCAGCGAGCTGTACGGCGCGCTGGACATCACCATGTATCGCGACGATCTGCGCTCGAATCCCACCCGGGCCCCCAGCCCCACCCGCATCCCGCGCTCCGGGATCGACGGCCGCACCGTCGTCCTGGTCGACGACGTCCTCTACTCCGGCCGCACCGTCCGGGCCGCGCTCGACGCCCTGGGAGCGATCGGTCGCCCCGCCGCAGTGCGCCTGGCGGTGCTGGTGGACCGCGGCCATCGGGAGCTGCCGATCCGCGCGGATCACGTGGGCAAGAACCTGCCCACCTCCCGCACCGAGCGCGTCCATGTCCAGCTCGCGGAGACCGACGGCCAGGACGCGGTCGACATCGTGCGACCCGTCGCCCCCGCCCGCGAGGGGGAGCAGGCATGA
- the gmk gene encoding guanylate kinase, whose protein sequence is MNDSSPGVGAEKASAPVTVLAGPTAVGKGTVSAAIRARYPEIWLSVSATTRAPRPGEVDGVHYRFVSEEEFTSLIENGQMLEWAVVHGRHKYGTPRGPVEQKVVEGRPVLLEIDLAGARQVRQTLPDARFVFLAPPDWDTLVDRLVGRGTEDAEERERRLATARVELAAEDEFDVTIVNDAVDRAAGELAGLLGVRDLT, encoded by the coding sequence GTGAACGATTCCTCCCCCGGGGTCGGCGCCGAGAAGGCGTCGGCCCCGGTCACCGTTCTGGCCGGCCCCACGGCGGTCGGCAAGGGCACCGTCTCCGCGGCGATCCGTGCCCGCTATCCCGAGATCTGGCTGTCCGTCTCTGCGACCACCCGGGCCCCGCGCCCGGGTGAGGTGGACGGGGTGCACTACCGCTTCGTGAGCGAGGAGGAGTTCACCTCCCTGATCGAGAACGGTCAGATGCTGGAGTGGGCCGTGGTGCACGGACGCCACAAGTACGGCACCCCGCGCGGCCCCGTCGAGCAGAAGGTCGTCGAAGGACGCCCGGTGCTGCTGGAGATCGATCTGGCCGGCGCGCGGCAGGTCCGCCAGACGCTCCCGGACGCCCGCTTCGTGTTCCTCGCCCCACCGGACTGGGACACGCTCGTGGACCGCCTGGTGGGCCGCGGCACGGAGGACGCCGAGGAGCGCGAGCGCCGCCTGGCGACCGCACGGGTCGAGCTCGCCGCGGAGGACGAGTTCGACGTCACCATCGTCAACGACGCCGTGGACCGGGCCGCCGGAGAGCTCGCCGGCCTGCTCGGCGTGCGCGACCTCACCTGA
- a CDS encoding aspartate carbamoyltransferase catalytic subunit, translating to MKHFIAISDLTREEALSVLATAEHMADTQSRAIRKLPTLVGATVVNLFFEDSTRTRISFEAAAKRLSADVINFSAKGSSLSKGESLKDTALTLQAMGADAVVVRSGSSGAAHLLAHAGWIDQPIVNAGDGAHEHPTQAMLDAFTLRRHLRPGDPRAGLDGLHVVIVGDVLHSRVARSNVLLLTLLGARVTLVAPPALVPVGASAWPCAISYDLDAALADSPDAVMMLRVQRERMVGGGFFPTEGEYSRRYGLTVARAAALPEHAIVLHPGPMNRGFEIAGAVADSPRSVIVEQVASGVFVRMAVLYHLLATDAREAHREN from the coding sequence ATGAAGCACTTCATCGCCATCTCCGACCTCACCCGCGAGGAGGCGCTGAGCGTGCTCGCCACCGCCGAGCACATGGCCGACACCCAGTCCCGGGCGATCCGCAAGCTGCCCACCCTGGTCGGCGCCACCGTGGTGAACCTCTTCTTCGAGGACTCCACCCGCACCCGGATCAGCTTCGAAGCCGCCGCGAAACGGCTCTCCGCCGATGTCATCAACTTCTCCGCCAAGGGATCGAGCCTGTCCAAGGGCGAATCCCTCAAGGACACGGCGCTGACCCTGCAGGCCATGGGGGCCGACGCGGTCGTGGTGCGCTCGGGATCCTCCGGCGCCGCGCACCTGCTGGCCCATGCCGGATGGATCGATCAGCCGATCGTCAACGCCGGCGACGGAGCGCACGAGCACCCCACCCAGGCGATGCTCGACGCCTTCACCCTGCGTCGCCACCTGCGGCCCGGGGACCCCCGGGCCGGTCTCGACGGGCTCCACGTGGTGATCGTCGGCGACGTGCTGCACTCGCGGGTGGCGCGCTCGAACGTCCTGCTGCTGACCCTGCTCGGCGCCCGCGTCACCCTGGTCGCACCGCCCGCGCTGGTGCCCGTCGGCGCCTCTGCCTGGCCCTGCGCGATCAGCTACGACCTCGATGCGGCCCTCGCCGACTCCCCGGATGCCGTGATGATGCTGCGGGTCCAGCGCGAACGGATGGTCGGCGGCGGCTTCTTCCCCACGGAGGGCGAGTACTCCCGCCGCTACGGGCTGACCGTCGCCCGCGCCGCCGCACTGCCCGAGCACGCGATCGTCCTGCACCCCGGGCCGATGAACCGCGGTTTCGAGATCGCCGGCGCCGTCGCGGACTCCCCGCGCAGCGTCATCGTCGAACAGGTCGCCTCCGGCGTCTTCGTGCGGATGGCCGTCCTCTACCACCTGCTCGCCACCGACGCCCGGGAGGCGCACCGTGAGAACTGA
- the pyrF gene encoding orotidine-5'-phosphate decarboxylase, translated as MNGPERGPAGAEGFGERLRRAVQAHGPVVAGIDPHSSLLEAWSLPDTPEGLREFSRITLAAVRGTVAAIKPQSAFFERHGSAGVAVLEELLAAAREAGMLTILDVKRGDIGSTMGAYAQAHLLPGAPLEADAITVSPYLGAGSLDPAAALAAEHGKGLFLLALTSNPDGPQVQHARTASDTPVALEIARHAERIGNAGPGEWSSVGLVVGATVGRAYRELGLAGAAPSVPLLAPGFGAQGAGPAQLSEVFGENAGHVLVSLSRGLSVAGPDEATLRARAEALQADFR; from the coding sequence ATGAACGGGCCGGAGCGCGGCCCGGCGGGGGCCGAGGGGTTCGGGGAGCGTCTGCGTCGAGCCGTGCAGGCCCACGGCCCGGTGGTCGCCGGCATCGACCCGCACTCCTCCCTGCTGGAGGCGTGGTCGCTGCCGGACACCCCGGAGGGCCTGCGGGAGTTCTCCCGGATCACGCTGGCCGCAGTGCGCGGGACGGTCGCGGCGATCAAGCCGCAGTCGGCCTTCTTCGAACGCCACGGCTCCGCCGGGGTCGCGGTGCTCGAGGAGCTGCTCGCCGCCGCCCGCGAGGCGGGGATGCTGACCATCCTCGACGTCAAGCGCGGGGACATCGGCTCCACCATGGGCGCCTATGCCCAGGCGCATCTGCTCCCGGGCGCCCCGCTGGAGGCCGATGCGATCACCGTCAGCCCGTACCTCGGTGCCGGCTCGCTCGACCCGGCGGCCGCTCTCGCCGCCGAGCACGGCAAGGGCCTGTTCCTGCTGGCGCTCACCTCGAACCCGGACGGACCGCAGGTCCAGCACGCCCGGACGGCGAGCGACACGCCGGTGGCGCTGGAGATCGCGCGACACGCCGAGCGGATCGGGAACGCCGGGCCGGGGGAGTGGTCGAGCGTGGGTCTGGTGGTCGGCGCGACCGTCGGCCGCGCCTACCGCGAGCTCGGCCTGGCTGGTGCCGCGCCGTCCGTCCCGCTGCTGGCCCCGGGCTTCGGAGCACAGGGCGCCGGACCTGCGCAGCTCTCCGAGGTGTTCGGAGAAAACGCAGGTCACGTGCTTGTTTCGCTGTCCCGTGGGCTGTCGGTCGCCGGTCCGGACGAGGCGACGCTGCGGGCCCGGGCCGAGGCGCTGCAGGCGGACTTCCGCTGA
- the mihF gene encoding integration host factor, actinobacterial type: MALPPLTPEQRADALKKAAEARRERAAIKARLKDSAGHRGDEIKKVLKEAETNEIVGRLRVSALLEALPGVGKVKAQQIMEEIGISPSRKIRGLGSHQAEKLVAHFAE; the protein is encoded by the coding sequence GTGGCTCTCCCTCCCCTCACCCCTGAGCAGCGGGCCGATGCCCTGAAGAAGGCCGCAGAGGCTCGTCGCGAGCGCGCGGCCATCAAGGCACGCCTGAAGGACAGCGCCGGTCATCGTGGCGACGAGATCAAGAAGGTCCTCAAGGAGGCCGAGACCAACGAGATCGTCGGTCGTCTCCGGGTCTCGGCACTGCTGGAGGCGCTCCCGGGCGTCGGCAAGGTCAAGGCGCAGCAGATCATGGAGGAGATCGGCATCTCGCCCTCCCGCAAGATCCGCGGCCTCGGCTCGCACCAGGCGGAGAAGCTCGTCGCGCACTTCGCCGAGTGA
- the carA gene encoding glutamine-hydrolyzing carbamoyl-phosphate synthase small subunit yields the protein MTSPASTDPSRSPRRRARPDRALLILEDGTVLRGSAYGARGSRLGEVVFTTGMTGYQETLSDPSYAGQIVVQTAPHIGNTGANAEDMESRKVWVRGYAVRDASRIASSYRAEQTLDELLIGSDVVGISDIDTRMLTRRLRETGSLRGGIFSGDALRIPEGRLLDQVREQPEMSGASFVEEVTIAQPVVLEPEGEVRATIAAVDLGIKSAAPRSMLARGLRVHLLPATTSLEDLRALEPDAVFFSNGPGDPAAATEQVELLRGVLDADLPFFGICFGNQLLGRALGFDTYKLKFGHRGINQPVQDRETGQVAITAHNHGFAVDVPLQGEHIAPHDGGRYGRVTVSHVGLNDDVVEGLRCLDRPAFSVQYHPEAAGGPHDASPLFDRLAELAIAHRAASASKES from the coding sequence ATGACATCCCCCGCTTCCACCGATCCCTCGAGGTCGCCGCGCCGCCGCGCGCGCCCGGACAGGGCGCTGCTGATCCTCGAGGACGGCACCGTCCTGCGCGGCTCCGCCTACGGCGCCCGCGGCTCCCGCCTCGGCGAGGTCGTCTTCACCACCGGCATGACCGGGTACCAGGAGACCCTCTCGGATCCGTCCTACGCCGGCCAGATCGTCGTGCAGACGGCCCCGCACATCGGCAACACCGGCGCCAACGCCGAGGACATGGAATCGCGGAAGGTGTGGGTGCGCGGCTACGCCGTCCGCGACGCCAGCCGCATCGCCTCCTCGTACCGCGCCGAGCAGACCCTGGACGAGCTGCTCATCGGCAGCGACGTCGTCGGCATCAGCGACATCGACACCCGCATGCTCACCCGTCGGCTGCGCGAGACCGGTTCGCTGCGCGGCGGGATCTTCTCCGGCGACGCGCTGCGGATCCCCGAGGGGCGGCTGCTCGACCAGGTGCGGGAGCAGCCCGAGATGAGCGGTGCCAGCTTCGTCGAGGAGGTCACCATCGCCCAGCCGGTGGTCCTGGAGCCCGAGGGCGAGGTGCGCGCCACGATCGCGGCCGTGGACCTCGGCATCAAGAGCGCCGCCCCGCGCAGCATGCTCGCCCGCGGTCTGCGCGTCCACCTGCTGCCGGCGACCACCTCCCTCGAGGACCTGCGCGCGCTCGAGCCCGACGCCGTGTTCTTCTCCAACGGCCCCGGGGACCCCGCCGCCGCCACCGAGCAGGTCGAGCTGCTGCGCGGAGTCCTCGACGCCGACCTGCCCTTCTTCGGCATCTGCTTCGGCAATCAGCTGCTGGGCCGTGCCCTCGGCTTCGACACGTACAAGCTGAAGTTCGGCCACCGCGGCATCAACCAGCCCGTCCAGGACCGAGAGACCGGGCAGGTGGCGATCACCGCCCACAACCACGGCTTCGCCGTCGACGTCCCCCTTCAGGGGGAGCACATCGCTCCGCACGACGGTGGCCGCTACGGCCGCGTCACGGTCTCGCACGTCGGCCTGAACGACGACGTGGTCGAGGGGCTGCGCTGCCTCGACCGCCCCGCGTTCTCGGTCCAGTACCACCCCGAGGCGGCCGGCGGACCGCACGACGCCTCGCCCCTCTTCGATCGTCTGGCAGAGCTCGCGATCGCCCACCGCGCCGCCTCTGCATCCAAGGAGTCCTGA
- the carB gene encoding carbamoyl-phosphate synthase large subunit → MPRRPDLSSVLVIGSGPIVIGQAAEFDYSGTQACRVLREEGLRVILVNSNPATIMTDPEIADATYIEPIDPQIIRTIIEKERPDALLPTLGGQTALNAAIALAENGTLAEFGVEMIGASLEAINKAEDRQLFKEVVDRVGGESARSKICHTVEDLLDGAEELGYPMVVRPSFTMGGLGSGMAYDERDLRRIGGDGLHYSPTSEVLLEESILGWKEFELELMRDSADNCVVICSIENVDPVGVHTGDSVTVAPALTLTDVEMQTLRDLGIAIIREVGVDTGGCNVQFATHPETGRVVVIEMNPRVSRSSALASKATGFPIAKIAARVAIGFTLDEIRNDITGTTPASFEPALDYVVVKVPRFAFEKFPAADATLTTTMKSVGEAMALGRNFTEALGKAQRSIDVKGAAFSYEGAPPTPAEVTELLDASRTPTAERLVDIGRILWSAAEGVVDPAETLDRLVEATAIDRWFLDQMLIIAELAAEIRSSDVLDADLLSLAKRHGLSDDQIGALSRHSGDVVKGVREALGINPVFKTVDTCAAEFASATPYHYSTYDQETEVEPRERPAVLILGSGPNRIGQGIEFDYSCVHAAIALGNPELPGGGFETVMINCNPETVSTDYDIADRLYFEPLTFEDVVEVYEAEKAAGPVAGVIVQLGGQTPLALARRLEAAGLPIIGTSPSAIDNAEDRGHFGALLAEADLPAPPYGTAWGLSDAIEVAAQVGYPVLVRPSYVLGGRGMEIVFDEPGLIDYVGRNLPDGGRAEAPILIDSFLDTAIEIDVDALYDGTDLYLGGVMEHIEEAGIHSGDSACTLPPVTLSDAVLERIRTSTLAIAEGVGVRGLLNIQYALSHGVLYVLEANPRASRTVPFVAKATGVPLAQAAALLMAGTSIAELRRRGVLPAQGDGADLPDDSPIAVKEAVLPFKRFRTHEGRAVDSVLGPEMRSTGEVMGLDSTFPLAFAKSQLAIAGQGLPTSGTAFVSVADRDKRSLPLPVARLAALGFEILTTAGTGRVLRRYGIPCRVLRKASEPGADASVIELIENSRVDLVMNTPSGSNARVDGYAIRAAATSMDVPMITTLQEFQAAVQAIEARPVERFEVTSLQDHTARLAAVRAAQLGA, encoded by the coding sequence ATGCCCCGTCGCCCCGACCTCTCCTCCGTCCTGGTCATCGGCTCCGGCCCGATCGTCATCGGCCAGGCCGCGGAGTTCGACTACTCCGGCACCCAGGCCTGCCGGGTGCTGCGCGAGGAGGGCCTGCGGGTCATCCTCGTCAACTCCAACCCGGCCACGATCATGACCGACCCGGAGATCGCCGACGCCACCTACATCGAGCCGATCGACCCGCAGATCATCCGCACCATCATCGAGAAGGAGCGGCCCGACGCGCTGCTGCCCACCCTCGGCGGGCAGACCGCGCTGAACGCCGCGATCGCCCTCGCCGAGAACGGCACCCTGGCGGAGTTCGGCGTCGAGATGATCGGCGCCAGCCTCGAGGCGATCAACAAGGCCGAGGACCGCCAGCTGTTCAAGGAGGTCGTGGACCGGGTGGGCGGCGAGTCCGCGCGCTCGAAGATCTGCCACACCGTGGAGGATCTGCTGGACGGCGCCGAGGAGCTCGGCTACCCGATGGTGGTGCGACCCAGCTTCACCATGGGCGGCCTCGGCTCGGGCATGGCCTACGACGAGCGGGACCTGCGCCGCATCGGCGGCGACGGCCTGCACTATTCGCCGACCTCCGAGGTGCTGCTGGAGGAGTCGATCCTGGGCTGGAAGGAGTTCGAGCTCGAGCTGATGCGCGACAGCGCCGACAACTGCGTCGTGATCTGCTCGATCGAGAACGTGGACCCCGTCGGCGTGCACACCGGCGACTCCGTCACCGTCGCCCCGGCCCTCACCCTCACCGATGTGGAGATGCAGACCCTGCGGGATCTCGGCATCGCGATCATCCGCGAGGTCGGCGTCGACACCGGTGGCTGCAACGTGCAGTTCGCGACCCATCCGGAGACCGGCCGCGTGGTGGTCATCGAGATGAACCCGCGCGTCTCCCGGTCCTCGGCGCTGGCCTCGAAGGCCACCGGCTTCCCGATCGCCAAGATCGCCGCCCGCGTCGCGATCGGCTTCACGCTGGACGAGATCCGCAACGACATCACCGGCACCACGCCGGCGAGCTTCGAGCCGGCGCTGGACTACGTCGTGGTGAAGGTCCCGCGCTTCGCCTTCGAGAAGTTCCCCGCCGCGGACGCGACCCTGACCACCACCATGAAGAGCGTCGGCGAGGCGATGGCGCTGGGCCGCAACTTCACCGAGGCGCTCGGCAAGGCGCAGCGCTCCATCGACGTCAAGGGCGCCGCCTTCTCCTACGAGGGGGCGCCCCCCACGCCCGCCGAGGTCACCGAGCTGCTGGACGCGTCCCGCACCCCGACCGCCGAGCGTCTGGTCGACATCGGTCGGATCCTGTGGTCCGCCGCCGAGGGCGTCGTCGATCCCGCGGAGACCCTCGACCGGCTGGTGGAGGCCACCGCCATCGATCGCTGGTTCCTCGACCAGATGCTGATCATCGCCGAGCTCGCCGCCGAGATCCGCTCCAGCGATGTGCTCGATGCCGACCTGCTGTCCCTGGCCAAGCGCCACGGGCTCTCCGACGACCAGATCGGTGCTCTCAGCCGCCACAGCGGCGACGTGGTCAAGGGGGTGCGCGAGGCGCTGGGCATCAACCCGGTCTTCAAGACGGTCGACACCTGCGCCGCGGAGTTCGCCTCCGCCACCCCGTACCACTACTCCACCTACGACCAGGAGACCGAGGTCGAGCCGCGCGAGCGTCCGGCGGTGCTGATCCTCGGCTCGGGACCCAACCGCATCGGCCAGGGCATCGAGTTCGACTACTCCTGCGTCCACGCCGCCATCGCGCTGGGCAACCCGGAGCTGCCCGGCGGCGGCTTCGAGACCGTGATGATCAACTGCAACCCCGAGACGGTCTCGACCGACTACGACATCGCCGACCGGCTCTACTTCGAGCCGCTCACCTTCGAGGACGTGGTCGAGGTCTACGAGGCGGAGAAGGCCGCGGGCCCGGTCGCCGGGGTCATCGTCCAGCTGGGCGGCCAGACCCCGCTCGCGCTCGCCCGCCGGCTCGAGGCCGCCGGGCTGCCGATCATCGGCACCAGCCCCTCCGCGATCGACAACGCCGAGGACCGCGGCCACTTCGGTGCGCTGCTGGCCGAGGCGGACCTGCCGGCGCCCCCCTACGGCACGGCCTGGGGCCTCAGCGATGCGATCGAGGTCGCCGCCCAGGTCGGCTACCCGGTGCTGGTGCGGCCGAGCTACGTGCTCGGCGGCCGCGGCATGGAGATCGTCTTCGATGAGCCCGGTCTGATCGACTACGTCGGCCGGAACCTGCCCGACGGCGGCCGTGCCGAGGCCCCGATCCTCATCGACAGCTTCTTGGACACCGCGATCGAGATCGACGTCGACGCCCTCTACGACGGCACCGACCTGTACCTCGGCGGGGTCATGGAGCACATCGAGGAGGCCGGCATCCACTCCGGCGACTCGGCCTGCACCCTGCCGCCGGTCACCCTCTCCGATGCGGTGCTCGAGCGGATCCGCACCTCCACGCTCGCGATCGCCGAGGGGGTGGGGGTGCGGGGACTGCTGAACATCCAGTACGCCCTCTCCCACGGCGTCCTCTACGTGCTCGAGGCCAATCCGCGCGCCTCCCGCACCGTGCCCTTCGTCGCCAAGGCCACCGGCGTCCCGCTCGCCCAGGCCGCGGCCCTGCTGATGGCCGGCACCTCGATCGCGGAACTGCGCCGCAGGGGAGTGCTGCCTGCCCAGGGGGACGGCGCCGACCTGCCCGATGATTCGCCGATCGCGGTCAAGGAGGCCGTGCTCCCCTTCAAGCGCTTCCGCACCCATGAGGGACGCGCGGTGGATTCCGTGCTGGGCCCGGAGATGCGCTCCACCGGTGAGGTGATGGGCCTGGATTCCACCTTCCCGCTGGCCTTCGCCAAATCGCAGCTGGCGATCGCCGGCCAGGGCCTGCCCACCTCCGGCACCGCCTTCGTCTCGGTCGCCGACCGCGACAAGCGCTCCCTGCCGCTGCCGGTGGCGCGCCTGGCGGCCCTCGGCTTCGAGATCCTCACCACCGCCGGGACCGGCCGGGTGCTGCGTCGCTACGGCATCCCCTGCCGGGTGCTGCGCAAGGCCTCCGAGCCGGGCGCGGACGCCAGCGTCATCGAGCTGATCGAGAACAGCCGGGTGGACCTGGTGATGAACACACCGTCGGGCTCCAACGCCCGGGTCGACGGCTACGCGATCCGCGCCGCGGCCACCAGCATGGACGTCCCGATGATCACCACCCTGCAGGAGTTCCAGGCGGCCGTGCAGGCGATCGAGGCACGACCGGTGGAGCGCTTCGAGGTCACCAGCCTGCAGGACCACACCGCACGCCTGGCGGCGGTCCGCGCCGCTCAGCTCGGCGCATGA